The Bryobacteraceae bacterium genomic sequence CTGCCCTGCTCGGCGACAAGGTATATTTCGTCACCAGCGACTGCCACCTCGTGGCGCTGAACGCCAAATCCGGCGCGCTCGCCTGGAGCAGCCAGTACGCCGACCCGAAGAAAGGCTACTTCTGCCCGGCGGCGCCCCTGGCCGCCAAAGACAAGCTCATCGTTGGCGTGGGCGGCGGCGACAGCGGGATGCGCGGGTTCCTGGCCGCCATGAATGCGGAAACCGGCGCGGAGGCGTGGCGGCTCTACACGGTGCCGGCGCGCGGCGAACCCGGCTCGGAGTCCTGGGGCGACCTTACGCTCGATTGGGGCGGCGCGGGCACCTGGCTCTCCGGCACCTTCGACCCGGAGCTGAACTTACTCTACTGGACCACCGGCAACCCGTGGCCGGATTTCTACGCCGGCCATCGCGCCGGCGGCGATAACTTGTATTCGGATTCCCTCATCGCCGTCGACCTCGACACGGGCAAGATGAAATGGTATTTCCAGTTCACTCCCCGCGACGTCTGGGACTGGGACGCGCAATCGTGGCCGATCCTCATCGACCTTCCTTGGGAAGGCAGCGCGACGCCGCGGAAACTGGTGTTTCACGCCAACCGCAACGGCTTCTTCTACGTCCTGGACCGCACCACCGGCAAGTTTCTCCGCGCCACCCGCCTGGCCGAGTTGATCACCTGGGCCAAGGGCATCGATCCCGAGACGGGCCGGCCCGACATGGCGCCGGACATGGCTCCCAGCGCGGGTGGCACGGAAGTATGTCCATCGGTGCGAGGGGTTACTAACTGGATGTCGCAAACTTATGACGCTAAGTTAGGCCTCTACTTTCTCCCTGCTCTCGAACAGTGCGACATCTACACATCATCGGCGAAGACGCCCGAGCCGATGAAAGGCTTCGCTGGCACGGGAGGGGAGCAGATCCCGTCGCGCCCCGGGAAGTTCTACATGCGCGCCTTCTCCGCCGCCACCGGCAACAAGGCCTGGGAATATCCGATGACCGGCAAGGGCGCCATGTGGGCCGGAACGGTCTCCACCGCCTCCGGGGTCCTTTTCTTCGGCGACGACGACGGGCAACTGGTGGCGCTCGAAAGCAAGACCGGCAAGCATCTCTGGCACTTCAACACCGGCCAGGGACTCACCGCGTCGCCCATCACCTACGAGATCGCCGGCAAGCAGTACGTCGCCATCGCCACGCAGACCGACGTCATGGCGTTTGGCCTCTTCGAGCCGGTGCGCCACGTCCCGCTGGTGAAAGAAACGGTCGAGTAGGCCCGGTCACCCAACCGGAACCAGTTCCTCTCTCCGAGGCGCTGGCGGCGCCGCAACCGGCGGAGTTGAAGCGCGTAGAGCAAGCGCCATGCCGCCGATGCCGGCGCACGTTACAATCAGCCGCGCCAGCCACCCGGCGAACGGCACGGCCAGCACCAGCGACACGATCGCCAAACCGGCGGCCAGCCGGCCCAGCCCGGAACCGCCGTACCACACCCGCCTGCCAATCCAGAACGCCACCGCGATCTTCGCCAGGTACAGCGCTGCCCCGAATAGCGCGGCGCCGATCAAGGCAAGCGGAATCCCAATTATCGTGAGTAGCGCGAACAGGATCGCCACCGGCGCCAGGAACGTGACGGCGAAGCCGAGCCCAAGCGCCGCCGGCCCCGCATCGATCGCCGCTGCCGTCCGGTCCATGAAGCGCGGCGCCAGCCGATAGAGCAGCCATCCGGCGAAGAACGCCGCGCCCAGCCACAAAATCTCCCACATCACGCGGAAGAACACACCTCCCCCGGCGGCTTGTTGTTCCCGCTCCGCCTCCGCTGGCGGCATCCACGTATCCACCTTCCCGCGCACCGCGCCGGCCGCCACGCGCACCCGGTCGGAGTCCCGGACCCGCGCATGCACGTCTCCCAAGATCACCGCGCCGTTCAGCACCTCGATCTCATCGCCGGAGAAATCCACGTTGCGGCCCACGGTTCCGCCCACGCGAGCGCTGTTCGCAAACACGCGAATGC encodes the following:
- a CDS encoding polymer-forming cytoskeletal protein — its product is MRYLLPGLLFVLPVSAVTVRSGENTVVIGPAETIEDSLVASGQTVRIDGKVDGDAVVFAQRVEINGEIQGNLIAFAQNIAVIGPVKGSTAAFAQVVTVGGELGRNLLAGGQDVRVERDGRVRGDIVAFGSTVVSEGAVSRGIRVFANSARVGGTVGRNVDFSGDEIEVLNGAVILGDVHARVRDSDRVRVAAGAVRGKVDTWMPPAEAEREQQAAGGGVFFRVMWEILWLGAAFFAGWLLYRLAPRFMDRTAAAIDAGPAALGLGFAVTFLAPVAILFALLTIIGIPLALIGAALFGAALYLAKIAVAFWIGRRVWYGGSGLGRLAAGLAIVSLVLAVPFAGWLARLIVTCAGIGGMALALRASTPPVAAPPAPRREELVPVG
- a CDS encoding PQQ-binding-like beta-propeller repeat protein, producing MKTFIALALVGAASAQVRYEDIRNGPGADWLTYAGSYDGQRHSPLTQITPANAPNLTAKWVFHVPQTRRLESVPLVRDGVLYFTNSNEIFALDGRSGRQIWTYRDDSVKAQRVNRGAALLGDKVYFVTSDCHLVALNAKSGALAWSSQYADPKKGYFCPAAPLAAKDKLIVGVGGGDSGMRGFLAAMNAETGAEAWRLYTVPARGEPGSESWGDLTLDWGGAGTWLSGTFDPELNLLYWTTGNPWPDFYAGHRAGGDNLYSDSLIAVDLDTGKMKWYFQFTPRDVWDWDAQSWPILIDLPWEGSATPRKLVFHANRNGFFYVLDRTTGKFLRATRLAELITWAKGIDPETGRPDMAPDMAPSAGGTEVCPSVRGVTNWMSQTYDAKLGLYFLPALEQCDIYTSSAKTPEPMKGFAGTGGEQIPSRPGKFYMRAFSAATGNKAWEYPMTGKGAMWAGTVSTASGVLFFGDDDGQLVALESKTGKHLWHFNTGQGLTASPITYEIAGKQYVAIATQTDVMAFGLFEPVRHVPLVKETVE